In the genome of Effusibacillus lacus, one region contains:
- a CDS encoding ABC transporter ATP-binding protein yields MEYAISCEGLTKDFGNRRAVDNVTISIPKGSIYGFLGPNGSGKSTTIRMLCGLMTPTSGSGQVLGFDIVKDSESIKQRIGYMSQKFSLYEDLTVKENLDFYAGIYGLSPKEAAVRIQELIELADLAGREKQLSGTLSGGWKQRLALCCALLHKPELLILDEPTAGVDPVSRRVFWDIIHGMARQGITVLVSTHYMDEAATCDQIGFIFFGRLLAVGTPQELMQGLGKDNLDDVFIHFVREEEAKGRERG; encoded by the coding sequence ATGGAATATGCGATCAGCTGCGAGGGATTGACGAAAGACTTCGGGAATCGGCGTGCTGTCGACAATGTGACCATCTCCATTCCGAAAGGGAGCATCTATGGGTTCTTAGGGCCGAACGGCTCGGGCAAATCGACCACCATCCGGATGCTCTGCGGATTGATGACACCCACATCGGGAAGCGGGCAGGTTCTGGGCTTTGACATTGTCAAAGACTCCGAATCCATCAAACAGCGAATCGGGTATATGTCGCAGAAGTTCAGCTTGTACGAAGATCTTACGGTGAAGGAAAACCTTGATTTTTACGCGGGGATCTATGGGCTCTCACCGAAAGAAGCAGCCGTCCGCATCCAAGAGTTAATCGAGCTGGCAGATCTGGCGGGTCGGGAGAAACAACTGTCCGGTACGCTGTCTGGCGGCTGGAAGCAGCGTTTGGCACTCTGCTGTGCCCTGCTGCACAAACCGGAGCTGCTCATCCTTGATGAACCGACTGCGGGCGTGGACCCCGTTTCCCGCCGTGTCTTCTGGGATATCATCCATGGGATGGCGCGACAGGGGATTACCGTGCTGGTCAGCACCCATTATATGGATGAAGCGGCCACTTGCGATCAGATCGGGTTTATTTTTTTCGGGAGGCTGCTGGCGGTTGGCACACCGCAGGAATTGATGCAGGGACTCGGCAAGGACAATCTGGATGATGTGTTTATCCACTTTGTCCGGGAAGAGGAAGCGAAAGGCAGGGAACGGGGATGA
- a CDS encoding HlyD family secretion protein yields MRTKIMKATAVFLLLVTTGCSEEQTFAGTIEGREIPVVAQVSGTIVALDKEEGDAITTDTILAKVDDKILNWQVKEAEAARDAALARLEEAQAGTRNQQIQQAVASINQFDALASQSKARMKQASATLQQMQAQVAQLKSQLDGARETLAYQEKQFKNAETLYAAKAISEREWDTQKELLNQAKTRVNQLEAQYQAGLAQIDAVNGEVAAAQAQVQAASAQQKSARAQLSLLEEGSTAYTIRNLLAQKDQAQARLEQVKEQLEKSDVRSPIKGIILRRHVELGEMVKPGTLLFTVLDPTNLEVTMYVPEADLNLVQVGKEVTVQVDAYPDKSFAGKIVRISEKAEFTPKNVQTTKERTKMVFAVTVRLSEGMGELKPGMPADIRVSSADGR; encoded by the coding sequence ATGAGAACCAAAATCATGAAAGCCACGGCAGTGTTCTTGCTGTTAGTCACGACAGGCTGTTCGGAGGAGCAGACTTTTGCGGGAACGATTGAAGGCAGGGAAATTCCGGTGGTGGCCCAGGTGTCCGGAACGATCGTGGCTCTGGACAAGGAAGAGGGAGATGCGATTACCACCGATACCATCCTCGCGAAAGTTGACGACAAGATCTTAAACTGGCAGGTGAAAGAAGCGGAAGCGGCCCGGGACGCTGCCCTGGCAAGACTTGAAGAAGCCCAGGCGGGGACCCGCAACCAGCAGATTCAGCAGGCGGTGGCTTCCATCAACCAGTTTGACGCACTGGCAAGCCAGTCCAAAGCCCGAATGAAACAGGCCAGTGCCACTTTGCAGCAGATGCAGGCACAAGTTGCGCAGCTCAAGAGCCAATTGGACGGGGCCCGGGAAACATTGGCCTATCAGGAGAAGCAGTTCAAGAACGCGGAGACGTTATATGCCGCCAAGGCCATATCGGAAAGAGAGTGGGATACCCAGAAAGAACTGCTGAATCAGGCAAAGACCCGTGTGAATCAGTTGGAAGCCCAATACCAGGCAGGCCTGGCGCAGATTGATGCGGTCAACGGCGAGGTGGCGGCGGCGCAGGCGCAGGTGCAGGCAGCGTCCGCTCAGCAAAAGTCGGCAAGAGCGCAATTGTCCCTCCTGGAAGAGGGCTCAACCGCATACACGATCCGGAATCTGTTGGCCCAGAAAGACCAGGCGCAGGCAAGGCTCGAACAAGTCAAAGAACAACTGGAAAAATCGGACGTTCGCTCCCCCATCAAAGGGATCATCCTGCGCAGGCATGTGGAATTGGGGGAAATGGTGAAGCCGGGCACTCTGCTGTTTACCGTGTTGGACCCCACCAATCTTGAGGTCACGATGTACGTTCCGGAGGCTGACCTGAATCTGGTTCAGGTGGGCAAGGAAGTGACCGTGCAGGTGGATGCCTATCCGGACAAATCCTTTGCCGGGAAGATCGTGCGAATCAGTGAGAAAGCGGAGTTTACCCCAAAGAATGTGCAAACCACCAAGGAACGGACGAAAATGGTGTTTGCGGTGACCGTCCGGTTAAGTGAAGGAATGGGGGAACTAAAGCCCGGAATGCCGGCTGATATCCGCGTGTCCTCTGCCGATGGGAGGTAA
- a CDS encoding enoyl-CoA hydratase: MPAVQGNCEVESRGGETQVNEKAVLVSKREDGIAVVTLNRPEAANALSLQMLYELHEAIYEIKFDRSVRCVIVTGAGEKAFCAGADLKERASMDMTQVRKTVSLIRGNINDLEALPQPVIAAVNGVAFGGGTELALACDIRVASDTAKFGLTETSLGIIPGAGGTQRLPRLIGKGRAKELIFTARRIEANEALEIGLVEYVTGPEYLMDKALEIAGQIVRNAPIAVAQAKFAIDKGYDVDLQTGLAIEQNAYEVTIPTKDRLEGLLAFKEKRAPEYKGE; this comes from the coding sequence ATGCCTGCTGTCCAAGGGAACTGTGAGGTTGAATCGCGAGGGGGAGAAACACAGGTGAACGAGAAGGCAGTTTTGGTTTCAAAAAGAGAAGACGGAATCGCGGTTGTCACCCTGAACCGGCCGGAGGCGGCGAACGCGCTGTCGCTGCAGATGCTCTATGAGCTGCATGAAGCGATCTACGAGATCAAGTTTGACCGTTCTGTCCGCTGCGTGATTGTGACCGGAGCGGGGGAGAAAGCGTTTTGTGCGGGGGCTGATCTGAAGGAGCGGGCCAGTATGGACATGACACAGGTTCGCAAGACCGTTTCGCTCATCCGGGGCAACATCAACGACCTGGAGGCACTGCCGCAGCCGGTGATTGCGGCAGTCAACGGAGTGGCCTTCGGAGGCGGAACGGAGCTGGCTTTGGCTTGCGACATCCGTGTCGCGTCCGATACGGCAAAGTTCGGATTGACCGAAACGTCCCTGGGAATCATTCCCGGCGCGGGGGGCACGCAGCGGTTGCCCAGGCTGATCGGCAAGGGGCGGGCGAAGGAATTGATTTTTACAGCCCGCCGAATAGAAGCAAACGAAGCATTGGAAATAGGCCTGGTGGAGTATGTGACAGGGCCGGAGTACTTGATGGACAAGGCGCTGGAGATCGCAGGACAGATTGTCCGCAATGCGCCAATCGCGGTGGCCCAGGCCAAGTTTGCCATTGACAAGGGATATGACGTGGACCTGCAAACCGGACTTGCCATCGAGCAGAATGCCTACGAAGTGACCATCCCTACCAAGGACAGGCTGGAAGGGTTGCTGGCATTCAAGGAAAAACGGGCACCTGAATACAAAGGAGAATAA
- a CDS encoding hydroxymethylglutaryl-CoA lyase: MKFPEKVTVKEVGPRDGLQNEQAVIATGDKITWINQLSLTGLKYIEITSFVNPKWIPALADAVEVAKGIERVPGITYTALVPNLRGLERALEANIDEAAVFMSASETHNLKNINKSIEDTYPVLQEVVQETINAGKSVRGYVSTVFGCPYEGPVSVEAVVRVADRLFEMGIGELSLGDTIGVANPRQVTEVLKVLLKRFPAEKLAMHFHDTRGTAMANVLASLDMGITVFDASLGGLGGCPYAPGASGNLATDDLLYMLEGMGIHTGIDRDKLIAAALFIQEKVGRQLPSHSLQTLGSCAG; this comes from the coding sequence CTGAAGTTTCCAGAGAAAGTGACTGTCAAGGAAGTGGGCCCCAGGGACGGACTGCAGAATGAACAGGCTGTCATTGCAACCGGGGACAAGATCACCTGGATTAATCAATTGTCCTTGACAGGTCTGAAATATATTGAGATCACCTCTTTTGTGAATCCGAAGTGGATTCCCGCCCTGGCGGATGCGGTAGAAGTGGCGAAGGGGATTGAGCGGGTTCCGGGGATCACGTATACCGCACTCGTGCCAAATCTGAGAGGGCTGGAGCGGGCGCTTGAGGCCAACATTGACGAAGCGGCGGTTTTCATGTCCGCTTCCGAGACCCACAACCTCAAGAACATTAACAAGTCCATCGAGGACACGTATCCGGTGCTGCAGGAAGTGGTACAGGAAACCATCAACGCGGGAAAATCGGTTCGCGGCTATGTATCGACCGTCTTTGGCTGTCCATACGAAGGACCTGTTTCTGTGGAAGCGGTCGTCCGCGTTGCCGACAGATTGTTTGAGATGGGGATTGGAGAGCTGTCGCTCGGTGACACGATAGGTGTGGCCAATCCCAGACAGGTGACGGAAGTGCTGAAAGTCCTCTTGAAGCGCTTTCCCGCTGAAAAATTGGCCATGCATTTTCACGACACCCGGGGCACCGCCATGGCAAACGTGTTGGCATCCCTTGATATGGGCATCACCGTCTTTGACGCATCGCTTGGCGGCCTGGGAGGTTGCCCGTACGCGCCGGGAGCGTCCGGCAATCTGGCTACAGATGATTTGCTCTACATGCTGGAGGGTATGGGCATTCATACGGGCATAGACCGGGACAAACTGATTGCAGCCGCACTCTTTATACAAGAGAAGGTGGGGCGCCAACTGCCCAGCCATTCCCTGCAGACGCTGGGTTCCTGTGCAGGGTAA
- a CDS encoding APC family permease, with protein sequence MDQIKRLLIGSPLRTRQLTHEKLPKWKALAIFSSDALSSVAYATEEILLVLSIIGISAYVYSIPIAISILVLLLVVTLSYRQIVHTFPSGGGAYVVAREHLNIPSSLMAGAALMIDYVLTVAVSISSGVAALISAFPVLIPWKVELAVFLVLTLMLLNLRGIRESATVFAYPTYLFIFSILVMIGVGGTQIWKEGWHGYEVQAANQIGDIVTWTGALLLLRAFSSGCSALTGVEAISNGVPSFRSPAPRNAAITMMWMSLLLGAMFFGITLLAYAFGIAPKEHETVVSQIAEHVFGRGPLYYLIQVATMLILFLAANTSFTGFPQLTSIIAQDRFLPRNLAMRGDRLVFSNGIVLLSVLSILLIISFNGDTHGLIPLYAVGVFLSFTIAQWGLVKRFLNEKSKRLFRIAVTGLGTVITGLVTLITLVSKFSEGAWMVAFAIPLLVWMFYLIRNHYDEIGKELRVDLHSLPKKVKTKVIIPISGISKVVAQSIAYAKGISDDVVVVTVDFDDEHAAQMREKWEKWNPNVPLIILRSPYRTLISPLLKYIDTLEKEKEEDEFITVLVPQFIVKKWWHALLHNQTALLLKAVLIYRKDVVVSTIPFHLHH encoded by the coding sequence ATTGATCAGATTAAACGCTTACTAATCGGCTCGCCATTACGTACCCGGCAATTGACCCATGAAAAATTGCCCAAATGGAAAGCGTTGGCTATCTTCTCTTCAGACGCTCTTTCATCGGTGGCCTACGCTACGGAAGAGATTTTACTCGTGCTGTCCATCATCGGGATCAGTGCTTATGTTTATTCCATCCCAATTGCGATCAGCATTTTGGTATTGTTGCTTGTCGTTACCCTTTCATACCGTCAAATCGTTCATACCTTCCCCTCAGGCGGGGGAGCGTATGTCGTTGCCAGGGAGCACTTGAATATACCTTCAAGTCTAATGGCTGGTGCGGCATTGATGATCGACTATGTTTTGACAGTTGCCGTCAGCATTAGTTCCGGTGTAGCAGCGCTGATATCCGCCTTTCCCGTGTTGATTCCATGGAAAGTGGAGCTTGCTGTTTTTCTGGTGCTCACCCTTATGCTCTTGAACTTGCGGGGAATCCGTGAATCGGCCACAGTATTCGCTTACCCCACCTACCTCTTTATTTTTTCGATCTTGGTTATGATCGGTGTAGGAGGGACCCAAATCTGGAAAGAGGGCTGGCATGGTTATGAAGTCCAGGCTGCAAACCAGATCGGCGACATAGTTACATGGACAGGCGCTTTATTGTTGCTCCGCGCGTTTTCTTCAGGATGTTCCGCTTTGACAGGAGTTGAAGCGATCAGCAACGGTGTCCCGTCTTTTCGTTCTCCGGCTCCTCGCAATGCGGCCATCACCATGATGTGGATGTCTCTTTTGCTTGGGGCGATGTTTTTTGGAATTACGCTGCTGGCATATGCTTTCGGTATAGCCCCAAAAGAACATGAGACCGTTGTATCCCAAATTGCGGAGCACGTATTTGGACGGGGGCCACTTTATTACCTCATTCAAGTGGCGACAATGCTCATTCTGTTTTTGGCCGCCAATACCAGTTTTACCGGATTTCCACAGTTAACTTCCATCATTGCCCAAGACCGATTCCTTCCTCGTAATTTGGCCATGCGAGGCGATCGTCTTGTGTTTTCAAACGGGATCGTATTGTTAAGTGTGCTGTCCATTCTGCTTATTATAAGTTTTAATGGCGACACGCACGGCTTGATTCCTTTATATGCGGTAGGTGTCTTCCTGTCCTTTACCATTGCTCAATGGGGATTGGTAAAAAGATTCCTGAACGAGAAAAGCAAGAGACTATTCCGTATTGCGGTGACCGGGCTCGGAACAGTAATTACCGGACTGGTTACGCTGATCACGCTTGTTTCCAAATTTAGCGAAGGGGCGTGGATGGTCGCGTTTGCCATACCCTTGTTGGTTTGGATGTTTTATCTGATCCGAAACCATTATGACGAAATTGGCAAGGAATTACGCGTAGATCTGCACTCGCTTCCGAAGAAAGTCAAGACGAAAGTGATTATCCCGATCTCCGGAATCAGTAAAGTGGTAGCTCAATCGATTGCGTATGCAAAAGGCATTTCGGATGATGTTGTGGTCGTAACAGTCGATTTTGACGACGAACATGCAGCACAAATGCGGGAAAAGTGGGAGAAATGGAACCCGAACGTCCCATTAATTATTTTGCGTTCCCCTTACCGGACCTTGATTTCGCCGCTTTTAAAGTACATTGATACTCTTGAAAAAGAAAAAGAAGAGGATGAGTTTATTACGGTACTTGTCCCACAATTCATCGTCAAGAAATGGTGGCATGCATTATTGCACAACCAAACGGCATTGTTACTCAAAGCCGTACTGATTTATCGAAAAGATGTGGTTGTATCAACCATACCGTTTCACTTGCACCACTAA
- a CDS encoding acyl-CoA carboxylase subunit beta: protein MSFEKELQARVEKIKCGGAPKYHEKNAEQGKLFVRDRLKLLFDPGFELEDALFANCMAEDLPADGVVTAIGKVNGQTVCVMANDSTVKAGSWGSRTVEKIIRIQETAEKLRVPLIYLVDSAGARITDQIEMFPGRRGAGRIFYNQVKLSGKIPQVCLLFGPSAAGGAYIPAFCDIVIMVDGNASMYLGSPRMAEMVIGEKVTLEEMGGARMHCSVSGCGDVLAANEEEAINMARKYLSFFPANFSEKPPVLEPSAPKPVEKTLEEIIPANQNAPFNMYDLIERIIDEGTFFEIKKLFASELITGLARMNGKPVGILANQPRVKGGVLFHDSADKAARFITLCDAFHIPLLFLADVPGFMIGTKVERAGIIRHGAKMISAMSEATVPKISVIVRKAYGAGLYAMAGPAFEPDCCLALPTA from the coding sequence ATGTCATTTGAGAAAGAACTGCAGGCCCGCGTGGAGAAAATCAAGTGCGGCGGTGCACCGAAATACCACGAGAAGAACGCGGAACAGGGCAAACTGTTTGTCCGTGACCGCTTAAAGCTGTTGTTCGATCCGGGATTCGAACTGGAAGATGCGCTGTTTGCCAACTGCATGGCGGAAGATCTGCCCGCCGACGGTGTGGTGACGGCCATCGGAAAAGTAAATGGACAAACGGTTTGTGTGATGGCCAACGACTCCACGGTCAAGGCCGGTTCCTGGGGATCCCGTACCGTTGAGAAGATCATCCGGATTCAAGAAACGGCGGAGAAACTGCGCGTCCCCTTGATCTACCTGGTGGATTCGGCAGGCGCGCGCATCACCGACCAGATTGAAATGTTCCCGGGAAGGCGGGGCGCCGGGCGGATTTTCTACAACCAGGTCAAACTGTCAGGCAAGATCCCGCAAGTATGCTTGCTGTTCGGACCGTCCGCGGCGGGCGGCGCTTACATCCCGGCGTTTTGCGACATTGTGATCATGGTGGACGGCAATGCCTCCATGTATCTGGGGTCGCCCCGCATGGCCGAGATGGTGATCGGTGAGAAGGTCACCCTGGAGGAGATGGGCGGCGCCCGCATGCACTGCTCCGTGTCCGGCTGCGGAGATGTGCTGGCTGCCAATGAGGAGGAAGCCATCAATATGGCTCGGAAGTATCTGTCCTTCTTTCCGGCCAATTTTTCCGAGAAGCCGCCGGTTCTGGAACCTTCCGCACCCAAACCGGTCGAGAAGACCCTGGAGGAGATTATTCCAGCGAATCAGAACGCTCCGTTCAACATGTATGATCTGATTGAGCGGATCATTGACGAAGGAACGTTTTTTGAAATCAAGAAGCTGTTTGCCTCTGAACTGATCACGGGGCTGGCCCGGATGAACGGAAAGCCGGTGGGGATTCTTGCCAACCAGCCGCGGGTGAAGGGCGGCGTGTTGTTCCACGATTCGGCAGACAAAGCGGCACGTTTTATTACCCTGTGCGATGCGTTCCACATTCCGCTGCTCTTCCTTGCCGATGTTCCGGGCTTCATGATCGGAACCAAGGTGGAGCGGGCGGGCATTATCCGGCACGGGGCCAAGATGATCTCGGCCATGTCGGAAGCCACCGTCCCCAAGATCTCGGTGATTGTCCGCAAGGCTTACGGAGCGGGTCTGTATGCCATGGCGGGCCCTGCCTTTGAACCGGACTGCTGTCTGGCGCTGCCTACCGCCCA
- a CDS encoding ABC transporter permease: LLLLLLFGYAINTDVDHIPTGVWDQSKSKQSREMIAKFQVSHYFDIKYDVASMEELEELMDAGDIRAALVFPPDYAYQIEQNSPVDIQILLDGSDPTAARTALSSAQMITQNQALNLQESFLKKQGFDEVKLPIQAQSRVMYNPDMDSTVFNIPGLIGLILQNVTALLTAFAMVREKERGTMEQLVVTSVRPVELILGKLVPYVLIGLFSFLLVLMTAIFWFGVPVKGSVTLLIALGLLFLVTTLAIGMLISTIAKTQLQAMQVAFAIILPSVLLSGFIFPRETMPLVIQWIGGIIPLTYFLMILRGIFLKGVSLAYLWQETLTLTGFAFLICTVAVMRFRKKLE; the protein is encoded by the coding sequence CGCTGCTGCTGCTTCTGCTGTTCGGCTATGCGATCAATACCGACGTGGACCATATCCCCACAGGGGTGTGGGATCAAAGCAAATCGAAGCAATCGCGGGAGATGATTGCCAAGTTCCAGGTCTCCCATTATTTTGACATCAAATATGACGTGGCAAGTATGGAAGAGCTGGAAGAGTTGATGGATGCGGGGGACATCCGGGCGGCCCTTGTGTTTCCACCCGATTATGCCTATCAGATTGAGCAAAATTCGCCCGTTGACATCCAGATTCTCTTGGACGGGTCAGATCCGACGGCTGCCAGAACCGCACTGTCCAGCGCCCAGATGATAACGCAAAACCAGGCGCTCAACCTGCAGGAGAGTTTTCTAAAGAAACAAGGGTTTGACGAGGTCAAGCTGCCGATTCAGGCACAGTCCCGGGTCATGTATAACCCCGACATGGACAGTACTGTATTTAACATCCCTGGCCTGATCGGCTTGATCCTGCAGAATGTGACCGCTTTGCTTACAGCCTTTGCCATGGTGAGGGAAAAGGAACGGGGAACGATGGAGCAATTGGTTGTTACCTCCGTCCGGCCTGTGGAGCTGATTCTTGGGAAATTGGTGCCGTATGTGCTGATCGGCCTTTTTTCCTTCCTGCTGGTGTTAATGACAGCCATCTTCTGGTTTGGCGTGCCGGTCAAAGGCAGCGTGACATTGCTGATTGCTCTCGGGCTTCTGTTTCTTGTCACAACCCTTGCCATCGGCATGCTGATCTCGACCATTGCCAAGACCCAGCTGCAGGCGATGCAGGTGGCGTTTGCCATCATCCTGCCCAGCGTTCTCCTGTCGGGATTCATCTTTCCGCGTGAGACGATGCCGCTTGTGATACAATGGATTGGCGGGATCATCCCCTTGACCTATTTTCTGATGATTCTGCGGGGCATTTTCCTGAAGGGAGTCTCGCTGGCTTATTTGTGGCAGGAAACCCTGACCCTGACCGGATTTGCGTTTCTCATCTGCACGGTGGCGGTCATGCGTTTCCGCAAAAAGCTGGAGTAG
- a CDS encoding acetyl-CoA carboxylase biotin carboxyl carrier protein subunit has translation MSQVLASMAGNVWKVLVKAGDAVEAGQDVVILESMKMEIPIAAEATGTVKEVKINEGDFVNEGDVLVELE, from the coding sequence ATGAGTCAAGTATTGGCAAGCATGGCGGGCAATGTCTGGAAGGTTCTGGTGAAGGCGGGCGACGCGGTGGAAGCGGGGCAAGACGTGGTGATTCTGGAGTCGATGAAAATGGAGATCCCGATTGCAGCCGAAGCGACCGGAACCGTCAAGGAAGTCAAAATCAATGAAGGGGATTTCGTCAACGAAGGGGACGTACTGGTGGAACTCGAGTAG
- a CDS encoding carboxyl transferase domain-containing protein: IAVMGPEAAVNAVYANKIAELPESERAAFIEEKREEYRQDIDIYRLASELVVDGIIPANSLRDELIKRFEAYSSKYLVFSERKHPVYPV, translated from the coding sequence GATTGCGGTGATGGGGCCGGAAGCGGCTGTCAATGCGGTGTATGCCAACAAAATCGCCGAACTGCCCGAGTCGGAGCGGGCCGCCTTTATCGAAGAGAAACGGGAAGAATACCGGCAGGACATTGATATCTACCGGCTGGCATCGGAACTGGTGGTGGACGGAATCATCCCGGCCAATTCCCTGCGGGATGAGCTGATCAAACGGTTTGAGGCGTATTCTTCCAAGTATCTGGTGTTCTCCGAACGAAAACATCCGGTTTATCCGGTGTAG